A DNA window from Providencia huaxiensis contains the following coding sequences:
- a CDS encoding type I restriction endonuclease subunit R: MSHIFTEAKLEQAIIELLGQHANNAGKTCYPHYVGNTIPRKDNSEVLIVDDLRQYLANQYQADGITESEITTIVLQLQSLPASDLYQSNKTFCHWLSNGFLLKREDRKQKDLYIELLDTQTLPAQLVKLFAGEDIVSEADNNRYRLVNQLEIEGQARDGGVQLRIPDAILYVNGLPLVVFEFKSAVRGEEATLFDAWTQLCVRYSRDIPKLFVYNALCILSDGVNNKMGNLFAPYEFYYAWRKISGNESTEKQGINGLYTLIEGLFHPVRLLDVLKNFIFFPDTSKHEVKVCCRYPQYYAARKLFYNIEKERKQINSGGENIGGSGKGGTYFGATGCGKSYTMQFLARLLMKSVDFASPTIILITDRTDLDEQLAKQFCNAKAFIGDEIIVPVTSRQDLRDKLAGRASGGVFLTTIHKFTEDIQLLSERSNIICISDEAHRSQINLDQKISINQEDGTVKKTYGFAKYLHDSLPNATYVGFTGTPIDATLDVFGETIDSYTMTESVNDEITVRIVYEGRAAKIALDNSKLEEIERYYQECEAQGTSEYQIEESKKATANMNSILGDPDRIDALAKDFAQHYEKRVEEGSTIKGKAMVVCASRDIAYAFYQSLKLQRPEWFEAKLAIEGAELTEQEKSELMRLPMVNMVMTRGKDDHEAMYNLLGTKDYRRELDKQFKNPKSNFKIAIVVDMWLTGFDVPELDTIYIDKPLQKHNLIQTISRVNRRFEEKEKGLVVDYIGIKSRMNMALAMYSKADKSNFEDIQQSIVEVRNHLNLLAQIFHKFDSDDYFSGSPTRQLDCLNRAAEFILQTKKVELRFMGLVKRLKAAYDVCVGSEDITQDEREHIHFYLAVRSIVYKLTKGDAPDTAQMNQKVREMIAEALKSEGVEEIFTLGDDKAETIDIFDDEYMARINKIKLPNTKMQLLQKMLQKAISDFQKVNQLQGINFSKRFQALVEQYNQRKENDVLNGEEFDDFTEQMATMICDIKAEMMSFKGIGIDMEEKAFLDILQHMCQKYDFTYDDAKMLALAKDMKLIVDDSTQYPDWSNRDDIKAKLKVDLILLLHRYGFPPVANDEVYKSVLEQAENFKKYQLG; the protein is encoded by the coding sequence ATGAGCCATATCTTCACCGAAGCCAAATTGGAACAGGCAATTATTGAACTGCTAGGACAACATGCAAACAATGCAGGAAAAACCTGCTATCCGCATTATGTCGGCAACACAATTCCACGCAAAGACAATAGCGAAGTGTTGATAGTGGACGACTTACGTCAGTACCTTGCTAACCAATATCAAGCTGATGGCATCACTGAAAGTGAAATCACCACGATTGTTCTGCAATTACAATCTTTACCAGCCAGCGACCTCTACCAAAGTAATAAAACTTTTTGCCATTGGCTCAGTAATGGTTTTTTACTCAAACGCGAAGACCGCAAGCAAAAAGACCTGTATATCGAACTGCTCGATACCCAAACATTGCCTGCTCAATTGGTTAAATTATTTGCCGGGGAAGATATCGTATCGGAGGCAGATAATAACCGCTATCGGTTAGTTAACCAGCTCGAAATCGAAGGGCAAGCCCGTGATGGGGGAGTCCAACTGCGCATCCCTGATGCAATTTTATACGTCAATGGTTTACCGCTGGTGGTCTTTGAATTTAAATCAGCGGTGCGAGGTGAAGAAGCTACCCTATTTGACGCATGGACACAGCTTTGCGTTCGCTATAGCCGCGATATTCCTAAGCTGTTTGTTTATAACGCCTTGTGTATTCTTAGTGATGGCGTGAATAACAAAATGGGTAACCTATTTGCCCCTTATGAATTCTACTACGCATGGCGCAAAATCAGCGGTAACGAATCAACGGAAAAACAAGGTATCAATGGCCTATATACCCTGATCGAAGGGCTATTTCATCCCGTTCGTTTATTGGATGTATTGAAAAATTTTATTTTCTTTCCTGATACCAGCAAGCACGAAGTGAAAGTATGTTGTCGTTATCCTCAGTATTATGCGGCTCGTAAGCTGTTTTACAACATCGAAAAAGAGCGTAAGCAGATAAACTCGGGCGGTGAAAACATCGGGGGTAGCGGTAAAGGGGGCACCTACTTTGGTGCGACTGGTTGTGGTAAAAGCTACACCATGCAATTTTTAGCGCGCTTATTGATGAAAAGCGTCGATTTCGCTAGCCCAACCATTATTTTAATCACCGACCGAACCGATCTTGATGAACAACTCGCCAAACAGTTTTGCAATGCAAAAGCCTTTATTGGCGATGAAATTATTGTACCGGTCACCAGCCGACAAGATCTACGCGACAAGTTAGCAGGGCGTGCCAGTGGCGGGGTATTCCTCACCACCATTCATAAATTCACAGAAGATATTCAACTGCTTTCTGAGCGCAGTAATATTATCTGTATCTCTGATGAAGCTCACCGCAGCCAAATTAACCTCGACCAAAAAATCAGTATTAACCAAGAAGACGGCACGGTTAAAAAGACCTATGGTTTTGCTAAATATCTGCATGATTCACTGCCGAATGCCACTTACGTTGGTTTTACGGGAACGCCTATCGACGCCACCTTAGATGTATTCGGTGAAACTATCGATAGCTACACCATGACCGAATCGGTGAATGATGAAATTACTGTGCGCATTGTGTACGAAGGGCGTGCAGCTAAAATCGCCCTTGATAACAGCAAATTAGAAGAAATCGAACGCTATTACCAAGAGTGTGAAGCGCAAGGCACCAGCGAATATCAGATAGAAGAAAGCAAAAAAGCTACAGCGAATATGAACTCCATTTTAGGGGATCCTGACCGTATTGATGCGCTAGCGAAGGATTTTGCGCAACATTATGAAAAACGTGTTGAAGAAGGCTCGACCATCAAAGGCAAAGCGATGGTGGTTTGCGCTAGCCGTGATATTGCCTATGCATTTTATCAGAGCCTGAAGTTACAACGGCCAGAGTGGTTTGAGGCGAAACTGGCAATAGAGGGTGCTGAACTCACTGAGCAAGAGAAAAGCGAATTGATGCGCCTGCCGATGGTCAATATGGTGATGACTCGTGGAAAAGATGACCATGAGGCCATGTACAATTTGCTGGGAACGAAAGATTACCGCAGAGAGTTAGATAAACAATTTAAGAACCCGAAATCCAACTTCAAAATAGCCATTGTGGTTGATATGTGGCTGACCGGTTTTGACGTGCCAGAGCTGGATACTATTTACATCGATAAGCCATTACAAAAGCATAATCTTATTCAAACCATTTCCCGCGTGAATCGCCGTTTTGAAGAGAAAGAAAAGGGGTTAGTGGTTGATTATATTGGTATTAAAAGTCGCATGAATATGGCGTTGGCCATGTATTCGAAAGCGGATAAGTCTAATTTCGAAGATATTCAGCAATCTATCGTTGAAGTGCGTAATCACTTGAACTTATTGGCGCAAATATTCCATAAATTTGATAGCGATGATTACTTTTCAGGTTCGCCAACACGACAGCTAGACTGCCTTAATCGAGCGGCTGAATTTATCCTGCAAACCAAGAAAGTTGAACTGCGTTTTATGGGGTTAGTGAAGCGGTTGAAAGCCGCTTATGATGTCTGTGTGGGCAGTGAAGATATTACTCAAGATGAACGGGAACACATTCATTTTTATCTCGCGGTACGCTCCATCGTTTACAAATTAACGAAAGGGGACGCACCGGATACAGCGCAAATGAACCAAAAAGTGCGAGAGATGATAGCCGAGGCCCTTAAATCCGAAGGTGTGGAAGAGATTTTCACGTTGGGTGATGACAAAGCGGAGACCATTGATATTTTTGATGATGAATACATGGCTCGTATCAATAAAATCAAGCTGCCAAACACAAAAATGCAGCTGCTACAAAAGATGCTACAAAAAGCCATTAGTGATTTTCAAAAGGTCAATCAACTCCAAGGGATCAACTTTTCCAAGCGTTTTCAAGCTTTAGTCGAGCAATATAACCAACGCAAAGAGAATGATGTGCTCAATGGTGAAGAGTTCGACGATTTCACTGAACAAATGGCGACGATGATTTGTGACATCAAAGCCGAAATGATGTCATTTAAAGGCATTGGTATCGATATGGAAGAAAAAGCTTTCCTCGATATTTTACAGCACATGTGCCAGAAATACGATTTTACCTACGATGACGCCAAAATGTTGGCGCTTGCTAAAGATATGAAGCTGATTGTCGATGACAGCACGCAATACCCTGATTGGAGCAACCGGGACGATATTAAAGCGAAGCTGAAAGTTGACCTGATTTTATTATTGCACCGTTATGGCTTCCCACCAGTGGCCAATGACGAGGTATATAAAAGTGTGCTGGAACAAGCCGAGAATTTTAAAAAATATCAGCTGGGGTGA
- a CDS encoding restriction endonuclease subunit S, translated as MGIKQVPLNEFITLQRGFDLPKGDRLEGTIPVVASTGIGGYHNIAKVEAPGVVIGRSGSIGGGQYIKEPFWPLNTTLWIKDFKGHDPRYVYYLMRSIDFSIFNVGSGVPTLNRNHLSSLLVNELGINNERAIAQLLGDLDDKIDINSQINSTLEQMAQALFKSWFVDFDPVIDNALDAGFFEQDLAFSEELLRRAELRKTVRESDDFKPLSEDIRQLFPNAFEECTESTLGLGGWVPSGWELGNLSDVTDILSGFAFKSNEFQNSGFGVIKIKNIGNDKSVDICDIQRIDISLAEKAKRFSLKDGDLLMAMTGATVGKFGFLVTENQEPYYLNQRVAKFEAIDESTAYLYCILNRKITESYIVNTAQGSAQPNISAKDILAMPLITAPQSIRELFNDKTNDSFQKIIQMRKQNIILEHLRDTLLPKLISGELSLDDIKIGIPEETLI; from the coding sequence ATGGGTATTAAACAAGTACCGCTTAATGAATTTATTACCTTACAAAGAGGGTTTGATCTTCCCAAGGGGGATAGGTTAGAAGGAACAATACCTGTTGTTGCATCTACAGGTATTGGTGGATATCACAATATAGCTAAAGTTGAAGCCCCTGGAGTAGTAATTGGTCGAAGTGGCAGCATTGGTGGCGGTCAGTATATTAAGGAGCCATTTTGGCCTTTAAATACCACATTATGGATTAAAGATTTCAAGGGGCATGACCCACGGTATGTGTATTACTTAATGCGAAGCATTGATTTTTCTATATTTAATGTTGGATCTGGTGTTCCCACACTGAACCGAAATCATTTAAGCTCATTGTTGGTAAATGAATTAGGTATTAATAATGAGAGGGCAATAGCTCAGTTATTAGGTGATCTCGATGACAAGATAGATATTAATTCTCAAATTAATTCAACCCTAGAGCAAATGGCGCAAGCCCTATTTAAATCATGGTTTGTGGATTTTGATCCTGTTATCGATAATGCACTAGATGCTGGTTTTTTTGAGCAGGATTTAGCCTTTTCAGAAGAATTACTGCGTCGGGCTGAATTGCGTAAAACTGTACGTGAAAGTGATGATTTTAAGCCGTTATCAGAAGATATTCGTCAGTTATTTCCTAATGCTTTTGAAGAATGTACAGAGTCTACGTTAGGGCTTGGGGGATGGGTGCCAAGTGGATGGGAACTCGGTAATTTGAGTGATGTAACTGATATTTTGAGTGGTTTTGCTTTTAAGAGTAACGAGTTCCAAAATTCTGGATTCGGTGTCATAAAAATTAAAAATATCGGTAATGATAAAAGTGTCGATATATGTGACATTCAACGAATTGATATTTCATTAGCTGAGAAAGCTAAACGTTTTAGCCTTAAAGATGGAGATTTATTAATGGCTATGACAGGTGCAACCGTTGGTAAATTTGGTTTTCTTGTCACTGAAAATCAAGAACCGTATTATTTAAATCAACGCGTTGCAAAGTTTGAGGCTATTGATGAAAGTACTGCTTATTTATATTGTATTCTCAATAGAAAGATTACCGAGTCTTATATTGTTAATACAGCGCAAGGAAGTGCTCAGCCGAATATAAGTGCAAAAGATATTCTTGCAATGCCGTTAATTACTGCTCCACAATCTATAAGGGAACTATTCAATGACAAAACAAATGATAGTTTCCAAAAAATCATTCAGATGAGAAAGCAAAATATTATTCTTGAGCATCTCCGTGACACTCTCCTCCCTAAACTGATCTCCGGCGAGCTGTCTTTAGACGATATCAAAATAGGCATTCCAGAAGAAACACTCATCTAA
- a CDS encoding class I SAM-dependent DNA methyltransferase, with protein MAKSPAKKPTKGFEETLWDTANQLRGSVESSEYKHVVLSLVFLKFISDKFEAKRSELIKNGQEAFVDMDVFYQQDNVFFLPQQSRWSYVQERAKQDDIAVIIDTALSTIEKSNASLTGALPDNYFSRQGLEPKRLASLIDSIENIDTLATECGVGEEDLVGRVYEYFLGRFAASEGKGGGEFYTPKSVVTLLAEMLEPYQGKVYDPCCGSGGMFVQSLKFVESHQGKSKDIAIYGQELTSTTYKLAKMNLAVRGLTGNLGERPADTFFADQHPDLKADFIMANPPFNLKDWRNEAELTNDPRFAGFRTPPTGNANYAWILHMLSKLSEDGVAGFVLANGSMSSNTSGEGEIRQKLIEDDRIECMIALPGQLFFTTQIPVCLWFISKSKHASAKYGYRDRQGETLFIDARNIGTMISRTQKELTGEDIATIADTFHAWRSSESELKRRVVANEISIEQYQDQAGFCKVASLDDIKANDFVLTPGRYVGAAEVEDDGVSFETKMQELTQTLYRQMDEAAELDKAIRKNMEALGYGY; from the coding sequence ATGGCAAAATCACCCGCGAAAAAACCAACCAAAGGCTTTGAAGAAACCCTTTGGGATACCGCTAATCAACTGCGTGGTAGCGTTGAATCCTCTGAGTATAAGCATGTGGTACTCAGTTTGGTGTTCCTGAAATTTATTAGTGACAAATTCGAAGCCAAACGTAGCGAATTAATCAAAAATGGTCAGGAAGCCTTTGTTGATATGGATGTTTTCTATCAACAAGATAACGTTTTCTTTTTGCCGCAACAGTCCCGCTGGTCTTATGTGCAAGAGCGTGCGAAACAAGATGATATCGCGGTGATTATTGATACTGCGTTATCCACCATTGAAAAAAGCAACGCATCACTGACAGGCGCATTGCCGGATAACTATTTTTCTCGTCAAGGGCTTGAACCGAAAAGGCTCGCCTCACTTATCGACAGCATTGAAAACATCGATACCCTTGCCACGGAGTGTGGGGTAGGGGAAGAAGATCTCGTCGGCCGTGTTTATGAGTATTTTTTAGGGCGCTTTGCTGCGAGCGAAGGTAAAGGCGGGGGCGAGTTCTATACCCCAAAATCGGTAGTAACCCTACTTGCTGAAATGTTAGAGCCTTACCAAGGCAAAGTGTATGACCCGTGCTGCGGCTCAGGCGGTATGTTTGTGCAGTCGTTGAAATTTGTGGAAAGCCACCAAGGGAAAAGCAAAGATATTGCGATTTATGGGCAGGAGCTGACCAGCACCACCTATAAACTGGCGAAAATGAACTTGGCGGTGAGGGGGCTGACGGGCAATTTAGGGGAACGCCCAGCGGATACTTTTTTCGCAGACCAACACCCTGACTTAAAAGCCGACTTTATTATGGCGAACCCGCCGTTTAACTTAAAAGATTGGCGTAATGAAGCCGAGCTGACCAACGACCCACGTTTTGCGGGTTTCCGTACCCCACCGACGGGCAATGCTAACTATGCGTGGATTTTGCATATGTTATCTAAGCTCAGTGAAGACGGGGTTGCGGGCTTTGTGTTAGCCAATGGTTCGATGAGCTCGAATACCAGTGGTGAGGGCGAAATTCGCCAAAAACTCATCGAAGATGACCGTATTGAGTGCATGATAGCTTTGCCCGGTCAGCTCTTTTTTACCACGCAAATCCCCGTTTGTTTGTGGTTTATCAGTAAAAGTAAACACGCGAGCGCCAAATATGGTTATCGTGACCGCCAAGGGGAAACCTTGTTTATCGATGCGCGTAATATTGGCACGATGATCAGCCGTACCCAAAAAGAACTTACAGGTGAGGATATCGCCACTATCGCTGATACCTTCCATGCATGGCGCAGTAGTGAAAGTGAACTGAAACGTCGTGTTGTAGCCAATGAAATCAGTATTGAGCAGTATCAAGACCAAGCCGGTTTTTGCAAAGTTGCCTCCCTTGACGATATCAAGGCCAATGATTTTGTACTCACACCGGGGCGCTATGTCGGTGCTGCGGAAGTTGAAGATGACGGTGTGTCGTTTGAAACCAAGATGCAGGAACTAACCCAAACTCTTTATCGCCAGATGGATGAAGCGGCAGAGCTTGATAAAGCTATCCGTAAAAATATGGAGGCGTTGGGGTATGGGTATTAA
- a CDS encoding TonB-dependent receptor domain-containing protein, giving the protein MRTTALATFFILFLGNHNSSFAVSTAKDSTITVTATGIETEQFEAPSIVNVVHNNTALTYTSMTAGGLLKGIAGLSEVGVGRTNGQTFNLRGYNKNGVLVLVDGVKQDTGMDKGSATFVDPFLIQKVEVVRGPMSSLYGSGGLGGVIDYRTVNAKDFLNGNEKYSFRVFTAGATGDHSYGTGVMAYGRTAQFDGLLSLSQRQRGNIYQGDGYSAPNDEGNNSLFAKGEYAIDENQSISGSIKHYSSKSKEPGNPTVTSPSVDNSEYYHRNTTQRDIQMNYHFNPTYSGLIDLNTRLYSSEVDVHSTPAGQKSKHRNSTSYGTKITNTSVIQSPLFGQQIIVGGEFYHQKHQPSGAETVYPDGKINFYSGLIQDEITLRDLPMTFIIGTRYDHYQSSNSKYGDLTASNYSPKAAIVLNPTDWLMLFGSASSAFRAPTMEEMYRDGLHFYSRGKPNYWVPNPNLKPETNNSQEIGVGLTFDSIFSDGDNIELKGSYFNTHAKNYIATHVDRKKGITYANNVALAKIWGWDIQSSYEHRDFKLGLSYNHTEGIDANNREWLGNLSPDTVVTSLEIPTSLSGVSVGWRGTFVAPARHVKTGTDTQAGYVLNTFSVDYQPLENLKGVTAALVLDNALNKQANSIQGAPIAGRSVNVFVSYQW; this is encoded by the coding sequence ATGAGAACAACAGCATTAGCAACTTTTTTTATTTTATTTCTAGGGAACCATAATTCGAGTTTTGCCGTTTCTACTGCAAAAGACTCAACAATTACTGTCACAGCAACAGGTATAGAAACGGAACAATTTGAAGCACCTTCCATCGTTAATGTAGTACACAACAATACGGCATTAACTTATACCTCAATGACTGCAGGGGGACTGTTAAAAGGGATCGCGGGGCTCAGTGAAGTTGGCGTAGGTCGTACTAATGGGCAAACATTTAACTTACGGGGTTATAACAAAAATGGGGTTTTAGTTCTGGTTGATGGTGTGAAACAGGACACTGGAATGGATAAGGGAAGTGCGACATTTGTCGACCCATTTTTAATCCAAAAAGTTGAGGTTGTCAGGGGACCTATGTCAAGTTTGTATGGTAGCGGTGGACTTGGGGGAGTCATTGATTATCGTACTGTAAATGCAAAAGATTTTCTGAATGGTAACGAAAAATATAGCTTTCGCGTATTTACCGCAGGGGCAACAGGGGACCATAGCTATGGGACAGGTGTGATGGCATATGGGCGAACAGCACAATTTGATGGTTTGCTTTCGCTGAGTCAACGCCAGCGAGGTAATATTTATCAAGGAGATGGATACTCCGCACCAAATGATGAGGGAAATAATAGTTTGTTTGCCAAAGGTGAATATGCGATTGACGAAAACCAAAGTATAAGCGGCAGCATCAAACACTATAGTAGTAAATCAAAAGAACCCGGAAACCCAACAGTCACTAGTCCCAGTGTTGATAATTCAGAATACTATCACCGCAATACTACTCAGCGTGATATACAAATGAATTATCATTTTAACCCTACTTATTCAGGCTTAATTGATTTGAATACACGGCTTTATTCTTCTGAAGTGGATGTTCATTCAACACCTGCGGGACAAAAAAGTAAACACCGCAATAGTACAAGTTATGGAACAAAAATAACGAATACGAGTGTGATCCAATCGCCGTTATTTGGTCAACAAATTATTGTAGGTGGCGAATTTTATCATCAAAAGCACCAACCTTCAGGTGCTGAAACCGTCTACCCTGATGGGAAAATCAATTTTTACTCAGGGCTAATCCAAGATGAGATTACATTACGTGATTTACCAATGACTTTTATCATTGGTACTCGTTATGACCATTATCAAAGTAGCAATTCAAAATATGGTGATTTAACTGCTAGCAACTACTCGCCAAAAGCCGCAATTGTATTAAATCCAACCGATTGGCTGATGCTATTTGGTTCCGCATCCTCAGCCTTTCGGGCGCCCACAATGGAAGAAATGTATCGTGATGGATTACATTTTTATTCACGAGGGAAACCTAATTATTGGGTACCAAATCCAAACTTAAAGCCTGAAACTAATAATTCACAAGAGATTGGGGTAGGACTGACATTTGATTCTATTTTCTCTGATGGAGATAACATCGAACTGAAAGGCAGCTACTTTAATACCCATGCGAAAAATTATATAGCAACGCATGTCGATAGAAAAAAGGGAATTACCTATGCAAATAATGTCGCGTTAGCAAAAATTTGGGGATGGGATATCCAATCAAGTTATGAACATCGTGATTTCAAATTAGGCCTATCCTATAACCATACTGAAGGAATTGATGCAAATAATCGTGAATGGTTAGGAAATTTAAGTCCTGATACGGTGGTCACTTCTCTAGAAATACCCACATCACTCAGTGGAGTATCCGTCGGTTGGCGAGGCACTTTTGTCGCCCCAGCTCGCCATGTGAAAACAGGCACAGACACTCAAGCAGGCTATGTTTTAAATACATTTTCTGTGGATTATCAACCTCTCGAAAATCTAAAAGGCGTAACAGCTGCGTTAGTTTTAGATAATGCATTAAATAAGCAAGCGAATTCAATTCAAGGTGCTCCTATTGCGGGCCGCTCTGTTAATGTTTTTGTTAGTTACCAATGGTAA
- a CDS encoding DUF4198 domain-containing protein, whose translation MKNQLITISLSTLLMTSIASAHDVWLTAKPISDRIIAEIGYGHDFPSKGRLPNRQDYFVLPQITTEQGSEPLESTGADYVYEYKQNLKNADNFIISTNMKPMFWSRTKKGWRPLNKQQAEQASYCQFSVKFAKTIVSDGNIKLDSYIFKPIGQELEIVPINNIFSKNEQVDLFQVFYRGKPLSYSQVEIDSAEYIKNSHNHSHTANNESKHPPHTAEYSVTSNNNGIISVKHLPAGEWMLLTKYKQPFENSEQCDESVAVATLSFKR comes from the coding sequence ATGAAAAACCAATTAATTACGATTAGTTTATCCACATTGTTGATGACATCTATAGCGTCCGCTCATGATGTTTGGCTCACTGCTAAGCCAATAAGCGACCGTATTATTGCTGAGATTGGCTATGGCCATGATTTCCCGTCGAAAGGACGTTTACCTAATCGACAGGATTACTTTGTATTACCGCAAATAACGACAGAACAAGGAAGTGAACCATTAGAAAGTACAGGAGCAGATTATGTTTATGAATATAAGCAAAATCTAAAGAATGCCGATAATTTCATTATATCAACAAATATGAAACCGATGTTTTGGTCTAGAACTAAGAAGGGGTGGCGGCCATTAAATAAGCAACAAGCAGAACAAGCGAGCTATTGCCAGTTTAGCGTTAAATTCGCTAAAACGATAGTGAGTGACGGTAATATCAAATTAGATAGTTATATCTTTAAACCAATAGGGCAAGAATTAGAAATAGTTCCAATTAATAATATTTTTTCTAAAAATGAGCAGGTAGATTTATTTCAGGTTTTTTACCGTGGTAAGCCACTTAGTTATAGTCAAGTTGAAATAGATTCTGCTGAGTATATTAAAAATAGTCATAACCATAGTCATACCGCTAATAACGAATCAAAGCACCCGCCACATACAGCGGAATATTCAGTGACGAGTAATAATAATGGCATTATTTCCGTTAAACATTTACCTGCCGGTGAATGGATGTTGTTAACTAAGTATAAGCAACCATTTGAAAATAGTGAGCAATGTGATGAAAGTGTGGCGGTAGCAACGTTGTCATTTAAACGTTAA
- a CDS encoding sodium/sugar symporter: MQTEGVGLSTLDYGIFILYVLVIISVGLWVSRDKKGQKKGTKDYFLAGKTLPWWAIGSSLIAANISAEQFIGMSGSGFSIGLAIASYEWMAALTLIIVAKYFMPVFIDKGIFTIPEFVEKRFNKTLKTILAVFWLALFIFVNLTSVLYLGSLALQTILGIPMHYAIFGLALFAVIYSLYGGLSAVAWTDVVQVFFLILGGFLTTIMAVSYIGGDAGLFAGMSRMASEAPAHFEMILSQDNPQFSNLPGIAVLIGGLWVANLYYWGFNQYIIQRALAAKSINEAQKGLVFAAFLKLIVPILVVVPGIAAFVIVSDPALLAGLGTMAQEHIPTLAQADKAYPWLTQFLPVGAKGVVFAALAAAIVSSLASMLNSVATIFTMDIYKEYIAPSTADHKLVNVGRISAVVALIVACFIAPLLGNIGQAFQYIQEYTGLVSPGILAVFLLGLFWKKTNAKGAIIGVLLSIPFALFLKLMPLGMPFLDQMMYTFFFTAVVIGLISLTTAKDDDCEGAIILTSETFKTSKGFNIASYAIMVILCVLYALFW; this comes from the coding sequence ATGCAAACTGAAGGGGTTGGGTTAAGCACATTAGATTACGGAATATTCATTCTGTATGTGCTTGTCATTATTAGTGTTGGTCTTTGGGTTTCTCGAGATAAAAAAGGGCAAAAGAAAGGTACAAAAGACTATTTTCTAGCAGGAAAAACATTACCTTGGTGGGCAATTGGTTCTTCATTGATTGCGGCAAATATCTCAGCAGAGCAGTTTATTGGTATGTCGGGCTCTGGCTTTTCAATAGGTTTGGCTATCGCGTCCTATGAATGGATGGCAGCACTAACACTGATTATTGTCGCAAAATACTTTATGCCAGTGTTTATTGATAAAGGCATTTTTACTATTCCAGAGTTTGTTGAAAAACGTTTCAATAAAACGTTAAAAACGATCTTAGCCGTGTTCTGGCTGGCATTATTTATCTTTGTTAATTTAACTTCAGTTCTTTATTTAGGGTCGTTAGCACTACAAACAATCCTAGGTATCCCAATGCATTATGCTATTTTCGGCTTAGCATTATTTGCAGTGATTTACTCTCTTTATGGCGGGCTGTCTGCGGTTGCGTGGACGGATGTTGTACAAGTTTTCTTCTTAATTTTAGGCGGCTTTTTAACCACAATAATGGCGGTAAGCTATATTGGCGGTGATGCGGGGTTATTCGCAGGTATGAGCCGTATGGCAAGTGAAGCACCCGCGCATTTTGAAATGATTTTAAGCCAAGACAACCCACAGTTTAGTAATTTACCCGGTATTGCAGTGTTAATTGGTGGTTTATGGGTTGCCAATTTATATTACTGGGGCTTTAACCAATATATTATTCAACGCGCATTAGCCGCTAAGTCTATTAATGAAGCGCAAAAAGGCTTGGTTTTTGCCGCATTTCTTAAACTCATTGTCCCAATCCTTGTTGTCGTACCGGGTATTGCGGCATTTGTGATTGTTTCTGACCCTGCATTACTGGCGGGATTAGGAACGATGGCACAAGAACATATACCAACACTGGCCCAAGCGGACAAAGCTTACCCATGGTTAACTCAGTTCTTACCAGTAGGCGCTAAAGGGGTCGTGTTTGCGGCATTAGCTGCGGCTATCGTCTCTTCTTTAGCTTCCATGTTGAACTCAGTGGCAACTATTTTCACCATGGATATCTACAAAGAATACATTGCTCCATCAACCGCGGATCATAAATTAGTGAATGTCGGGCGGATTAGTGCAGTCGTTGCGTTAATCGTTGCATGCTTTATCGCCCCATTACTGGGTAACATTGGACAAGCTTTCCAATATATTCAGGAATATACGGGGTTAGTTAGCCCAGGTATCTTAGCCGTATTCTTATTAGGTTTGTTTTGGAAGAAAACTAATGCGAAAGGGGCGATCATCGGTGTGCTGCTCTCAATTCCGTTTGCATTATTCTTAAAACTGATGCCGTTAGGTATGCCATTCCTAGACCAAATGATGTACACCTTCTTCTTTACTGCGGTTGTGATTGGCTTAATTAGCCTGACAACGGCAAAAGACGATGACTGTGAGGGTGCAATTATCCTAACGTCCGAAACGTTTAAAACGTCGAAAGGTTTCAATATTGCGTCATACGCAATTATGGTTATCTTGTGTGTTTTATATGCACTGTTCTGGTAA